GCCCGGCGCCCCCGACGGTGGCGCGGTGCTTCCGAAGTTCCCGCGCGAAGGCGAGGAAGTGATCGACCAGATCCCGGCGGTGCAGCATGGCGGTCATTCCCAGCCTCAGGCGCTGACGAAGAGGGTGATCTCGACCGGGCGGAATCGGCTGCCCAGCGAGTCCGGATTCCAGATCTCCAGCCGCTCGCCGGGGACGATATAGCGGGGATCGACCTTGATCTCGAAGGGCACCACGCCGCGCGGGGCGGCCACCCCGCCCTCGCCGCTGTCGTCCAGCGCGACGCGCTCGGCCCCCTTGACGCGCAGGCCGGACAGCGTCTCCAGCCGCGAGCGCGAGGCGACGATGCAGTTCTCCATCCAGGCGGCGACCTCGCTGACCGGGGCGGCGGCCGGACCACGCACGCCGACGACCAGCCGGCCCTTCAGCCAGGTCTCGTCCATCAACAGGCCGAACATGCCGTCCTCGAAGGTGAAGGGGATGCGGGCGACGCCCTCCTTCACGCGGTCGATCATGCGCAGGATGAAGTCGCGCACCTCCCCGAAGCTCGACATCGGGTCGTCGTGGTCGTAACGCGACAGCTTTGCCGGAACGGCGCCGCTGGCGAAGGCCGACAGGTGACCGGCCAGCGTGCAGAGCGACATGTAGACGTCGAAGGGGTGGCAGACGCCGACGCCGAGCTGCGCCTCCAGCGGCGGCAGGCCGGTGACGAGGCTGCGGATCTCCGCCCGCGCTGCCTCGGCCAGCTCGGTCGCCGGGTTGCCGTTGCCGACGCCGGAACGCTCGGCCAGGAACAGCGCCTTCTCGCGCACGCGCCGCACCACCTCCGCCCCCAGCCGGCCGAGCGGCGCGTTGGCGGCGACGGTCAGCGCCGGCGGCACGAAGTCGGTCAGCACGAAGGCGTCGTTGCGGAAGGTCGCCTGCGCGATCGGCATCGAGACGAACTTCTGCGGCGGCTTCTGCGTCGGACCGGTGGTGGCGAACAGCGCCGGACGCGGGCGCAGCCGGGCGATGGACAGCTCCTCCCCGCCGTGCTGGTCGGCGACCGGCGCACCCTCGACCGAGACGTAGCGCGGCGTCTCCCCCGGCCCCGGCGCGCGGTCGCCGCGGGCGGCGGGTACGATCAGGTGGATGGTGATCTGCGTCTGCCCCACCGGGTCCGCGTAGGCGGAGATGTCCACCTCCAGCGGCTCGTCGATCCCGGCGCGGTAGTCCACGACGAGGCCGTCGGGCAGGATCGCCTCCAGCTCCCGCACCTGGACCAGCCCGGAGACGAGCTGCACCCGGTCGACCTGGAGATGGACGACGCCCCAATGGAAGGGCCGCGCCTGCCGGACATGGTAGGTCAGCTGCCGCTCGTGCCGCAGCGCCTGCTGCTGGAAATGCTGCGGGGCCAGCAGCATCCCGTCGTGCCAGTCGATGGCGTCGGGAATGTCGCGCGCCTCGGTCATGCGGCCCTCACGGATTGGGAAAGAACATCACGGAACCAGTTCGACATCCTTGTCCCCGGCGGTGAGGGTCAGCGTTCGTGTGTCGGGCACGCGCAGGCGGTGCGGCCCCGGCGTGGCGTAGTTGGCGAAGACCAGGATCGCCCAGGCCGGCTCGCCCGGCGGCAGGTCCGCCTTCAGCGTCTGGCCGGGGACCAGCTCCCAGCTCGTCACGCCGAGCGTGGTCGGGTGGTCGCGCAGGGACTGCTCGCGCTGGCCGAACCACTCCGCGGCGGTCAGCGCCCCCAGCTTGTCCACCAGCGCCTTGTCGCGGACGGCGACGAGGTCGATGGCGACCGGCGTGGTGTCGTTGGCGGCGGGCGCGACCGTGAAGGACACGCTGTCCAGCGCGGCGCGCGGCTTGTCCGCGCACCCCGCGACCATCAGCGCCAGCACCAGCGCGCCGGCAAATCCCAATTGCGGCCCAAATCCTTTTCCGTTCACCGGAGTCATGGCGTTCAGCGCTCTCCCGCTTCGGCAAGGGTGACGACGGTCCCGGTCACGCCGTTCGCCCGCGTCAGCGCGTCCAGCGCGCGGGCGGCCTCGTCGGCAGCGGCGTAGCGTCCGGTGCGCACGGCGTAGGGGGCGTTGCCGCCCGGCAGCGGCGCGAAATCGACGGTGCCGCGCACCCCGCGCTGGGCGGCGGCGGCGGCGAAGGACTCCGCGTTGGCCGGGGTGGCGAAGCGACCGAGTTCGATGGCGTAGTGGCGGACCGGCGCCGGGCCGTCCTCCTTCAGGGCGTCCAGCCGGTCGTTCAGCGTGTCCTCGACGACGCCCTCCACGCTGTTGCCGGCGAATTCGGTGACCCGGTAGCCAGTCTTCTCGATAACGTGGGCGGCGGTGCCGGCCATCCAGCCGGGCAGGAAGCGGCGGGCCGCGTCGGCGGCGCCGCGGGTCACCGGCTCGGTGGCCGAGATCGCCCGTCCGCGCGCCTCGTCACTGAAGATGTCCGCCGTCTCGATCACGCCCTGGCGGGCCTCGAAGCTGTCGGCGACGTTGCGTTTCGCCATCGCGGCCAAACCGCCGCCCGCGGCCGGCGCCCCGTTGGATGACGCCGCGTTGGATGACGCCGTGGCGGGAGCCGAAGCCGAGGCCACCGGCGCGTCGTCGTCGCCGGTCAGGATCAGCGCCGCCATCACCGCGCCCAGCAGCAGAGCCACGACGGTCAGCACGGCGACACCGGCGGCCAGAGCCGCCACCTGCCATCGTCCGAGCGTGATCGTGGTCATCGCGGGAAATCCTGGGGAAGACACCATCGGGCGGACCGCCCGCCGTGCAGGGCGGCGGCCCAGCCTGATAGAAGCATCCCGGCGGCCCAAATCCGCGCGCTGTCTGGTTCGTTCTGGCGTAGTCCCGCGGGGGTTTCGCGGCGACGGGCCGGAAGCCCACCCCACCATGCGGAGAAGCCCGCAAATCCAGCGGGTTACCCCCTTGGTCCGAACTGGATCATTCGCCGCCGCCGGCCTTCGCCGGTTGGGCGGCGGGAAGCGGCTCCTCGACCACCACCCCGCCGATCCCGGCGGTCCGCTCGAAGGACGGGCGGCGCGCCTCGGCCTGCCAGCGGTCGGCGAAGGCGCCGGCGCGCACACGGTGCCACTGCCCCCCGGCGGCGTCCATCGTCTCGACGATCTCCACCGGCAGGCCCCGCCCGGCCAGCGCCGCCGCGAAGTCCTGGGCGTTGCCGGCGGAGCGGAACACGCCGAGTTCGATGGAGAAGCGCGCCGTCGCCGCCTTCACGGCAGCGACTGGACGGACCGGCACCGCGGCCGGCGTGGCGGCCGGCGCGGCCTTGTCCGGCTCCGCCTTCGCCGTCTCCTGCGGCGCGGCGGGTGATGCGGCGGGCGCGGCACTCGCCCCGGCGGGTGCGGGGTCCTCCGCCGCACCCGGCAAGCCGCCGCCGGCCAGGAAATAGCCGCCGGCGAAGGCCACCAGGAGGAGAAGCAGCGCCAGCACGCCGAGCAGGAGTTTCTTCATGGCACCGCGCTCACGAGTCCGGGCCGCCGCACAGCCGGCGCATCTCCGCCGTCTCGCGCTGGTAGCCGAGCCGCACCCGCCGGTCGAGCACGAGGCAGAGATAGGTGTCCTGCGCCGTCGGGTCGCTGGCGTGGTAGCGGCGCACCGCCTCCGTCCAGGAGCCGTGGCGGTCGTACAGCTCCCGCAGGAAGCGGGCGGCGTAGGCGACGTTGACCGCGGGGTCCAGCATGTCCTCGCCCCCCGCGAAGGAGCCGGCGTGCCAGCGCGTGTGGATCTGCATGCAGCCGACCGCCACGTCGCCGCGCAGGCCGCCCTCGCCGTCCTGCATCAGCCGCAGCGCCTCGCGCCGCGTCGCCGGGTAGTGCGGGCGCCCGGAGACGTTCAGCGCCCAGGGCCAGGGCATGCCCGCCCGCCCGGACTCCACGACGCTCATGGCGTGCAGGATGCCCGGCGGAATGCCGTAGAGCGCCTCCCCGTTGCGGAGGTAGCGGCTGCACTGGAACAGCGCGGGGCCGCCGTCCGATACCGGGGCCACCTCCGCCGCCGCCGGCCCGGCGAGCAGCGTGCCCACCAGGGCGAGCGCGCCGGCCAGGATGCCGCGCGTCCTCATGCCCGCACCCGCAGGGCGACGCACAGCCGGTCCACCGCCATCGCGGCACCGCCGCCATGCTCGGCCAGCCCGGCCGACACCGCCGCTGTGACGCTGGAGGCGGACAGGTCGTCGAGGTTGCCGAGGATGCCGGTCAGCCGCGCCCGCCCGAAGGCGATGCCGAAGCGGTTCTCGCCGTCCAGCAGCCCGCCGTTGCACAGCACCAGCGTGGACGGCACCGGCAGGTCGAGTGCGGTTTCCACCGCCGTCATCGCGGGATCGAGGCCGAGCGGCGGGTTGGCCGCCACCGGCAGGTCCACCACGTCGCCGAAGCGCCGCAGCAGGAAGGGCTCCGGCACGCCGGCGGCGGCGAAGACCAGCCGGCGCGAGCGCGGCGACACGATGCCCATGGCGAGCCCGATCGACAGGCCCGCCGCGTTGTCCGCCGCGAGCAGACGGTTGGCGCCGGTCAGGCAGGCCGCCGGCCCGAGCCCGGCCGCCGCCAGCGTCCGCAGGGCGGCGCGCGCCGTCACCGTCATGAAGCCCGCGGCCAGCCCGCCGCCGGACACCTGCCCGATCAGGACCGCCAGAGACCCGTCCGCCGTCAGGAAGAAATCGTAGAAGCTGCCGTCGAACTCCGCCGCCGGGCGCATCAGGCCGGACGCCTCCAGATCGGGGGCCGTGGTGAGGTCGGGCGGCAGGATCGCCGCCTGCATGCGCCGGGCGATCTCGAACTGCTTCTGCAGCTCGACAAGCTCCGTGCGGGTGTCCAGGGCGGACTGAAGCTGCCGGACCATCCCGTCGAGCGCCGTGTGCTGGTCGCGCACGCGCTCGGCCATCACCTCGAAGGCGACGGCGAGCGCGCCGGGGTCGTCGGTGCGGGCGCAGGGCGTCCGGCCCTCCGACGCGGCCTCGATGCGGGCGAGGTCGGCGAGGAGTTCCCGCCGGCCCTGCTCCGGCAGCGTTTCGGACAGGCGGAGCATCTGGCGGCGGATGAAGGACTGCTGGCGCAGCCAGTGGCGGGCACGCCGCTCCTCGGCGTCGCGCAGCGCGCGGCTGCGGCTGCGGAAGACCTCGACGGTGCGGGCGAGCTGCCCGGCCTCGTCGGCGCGCTCCGCCCCCAGCACGGCGACGCCGGTGTCCCCCGCGGCCAGCGCCGACAGGGCGGACATGGAGGCGTAGACCGGCGTGAAGACACGGCGGAAATACCAGTCCAGCCCCAGGGTCCCCGCCACCAGCACCATCAGCACGACGAGAATGGCGGAGCTGTCGAGCAGGCTGTCGGCCATGGCGGCCAGCGTGGTCTCCCGCGCCGTGACGAGGTACAGCGTGCCGTCCCCCTCCGTGCCGGCCACCTTGGGCAGGCGCAGCTTGCGCACGCCGTAGCCGCGGGCGCCGATGGTCGCCTGCACCTCCTCGCCGCGCTCCGCGGCGGGACGCACGTCGGCCCAGGTCAGCGGTCCGGCGTGGCCGTACAACGCGCCGTCGCCGCCGACCAGGAAGGCGGAGCCGCCGAGGACGCCGGCCAGCGCCTCCAGGCTGCCGGTCAGCGGACGGGTGGCGACCAGCGCCCGGTCGGCGGGCCGCTGCGCGCCGAGGGGGCGGGCGAGCAGAAGCTGCGCGGCACCGCCGGTGAGGACCAGACCGTCCTGCGTGTCGTTGCGGGCCAGCACCTGCCCGATGCGCCGCTCGTCGAGGACGCGGATCGGCTGGTCGGCCGGGACGGCGAGCAGGGTCTGCCCCGCCCCATTGACCACCGTCACCGCCGTGAAGCCCAGAGCGCCGATACGCTCCGCCACCGCCGCGGCGTTGCCGCGCTCCAGGGCGTCGGTGAGGCGGGGATCGCCCACCGCCACCCGCGCGGCCGCGGCGGACTGGTCGAGCAGCCCTTCCCACAGCCGCAGGGTCATCCGCCCCTCGTCCTCGGCGTGGCGGGTGGCCCAGCTCTCGATGCGCAGCAGGGCGAACACCGCGGCGGTGACGAGCACGGCGAGGACCACCGCCGCCGCGGCGACCGTCATGCGCTGGCGAAGACCGGTCATCGCGCGGCCTCCCCTTCGAGCGGAACGCGCCGGCGCGGCGTGGCGCGGCGCCACAGGGCCAGCGCCAGCGGCGGCAGGGCGGCGATCCCGGCGAGCAGGGCGAGGGAGGGCAGCGTTCCGGCGGCGACCACCGCGTTGCTCCCGCCGGCCAGCCACAGCAGGCCGAACGTCCCGGCCAGGGTCAGCGCGGCGCGGACCGCGGTCATGCCCCCCCAATCCCCGGACGCCGCGAAGCCGGCATGCCCGGCGCCGAGCGCCGCGGCAACGCCCAGCGCGACGGCCGTTCCCGGCTCCACCGGGCCGAGCGCCAGGAGCAGCCCGACCGCCGCCGTTGCGCCCAGGCTCAGCAGCGCCGCCGCGCTCCGCGGCACCAGCACCGCGACGAGCGCGGCGGCCAGCCAGGCCGGCGTGGCGTGCAGCCAGAGGAGTTCCGCAACCCGGCGGGCGTCCATCGCCCCGTCGCCGTCGGCCCGGCTCAACACCGCCACGGCCAACGCGGTGACCAGCCACAGCCCCCACCCCTTGGGGCGCACCGCGCCGTCCGCCCACCAGCGGTCCATCGCCAGCACGGCGCGGAGGGTCACGCGCGGCAGCGTCAGACCGCCCCGCCGCTCCAGCCGGACGGCGGCCAGCAGACCGGCCAGCCCGGACAGCACCGCTCCGGCCATGAGAACGCCGGGCACGGCGCCGCCGAGGCACAGGACCGACAGCCCCGTCCCGACGACCAGACCGCCCGCGGCGGACACCGCCGGCCCGGCGCGCAGGTTTTCCGCGGCCGGCCGCGCCGCCTGGAAGGGAAGCGCCGCGCAAAGCCCGCCCAGCACCGCACCGGCCAGCCAGACCGCCACCCCGTCGCCCAGCGCGGTCAGCAGCGCCCAGGCGCCCAGCGCCGGCGCCGACGCGAATGGCGCGCGGCGGCCGAGCGCCAGCGCGAGTGGCACCGCCGCGGCCATGCCCAGCACCACCCCGCCGAGCGCCACGCCCGGCGGCAGGTGCCGCGCCGCCACCGCGGCGGCCACGGCCGCCCCCACACCGGCGCAGAAGGCGGTGGCGTAGGGCAGCGACCCGGCGTCCGGCAGGGCCAGCGCGGTCAGGCGGTCGGGCGAGAAGCGGCCCAGCCGCTCGATCCGCTCGATCAGCGGCGCCACCTCCGCCGCGGCGTCCTTGTTGAAGCTGAGGTCGCGCACCTCGGCCAGATAGCTGCGCAGCCGGGCGAAGCGGTCGTTCACGCCGGTCACCACCCGGTTCATCTCGGCCAGCAGGTTGCCGATCAGGCTCTGCTCCACCGGCGGCGCGATGCGGTCGTAGGCGGAGCGCGCGAGGTTGGACTCCAGCGACGCCGCCAGCCGCAGCGGCGCCATCACCTGGGCGTTCAGCATCGTGCGCAGCGCCAGCCCGCCGAGCGCCAGCGCGATGCTCAGCGCCACCGCGAAGTCGATCAGGATGCGCTGCGCGTTGGCCGGCTGCGCCACGGCGTTGCGGCCCAGCAGGACCTCACCCGCCGTGGCGGCGCCCTGCCGGATGGGAAAGCGCTGCAGGACCAGCCCCAGCGCGGACCAATCGGTCTCCGCCGGCACCAGCCGGACCGACAGGTCGGGGCGCGCGGCGTCGGACTTCTGGAACAGCGGGCGTCCGGCGCCGTCCACCACCAGGATCAGCTTGATCTCCGGGAAGACCCCGCCGGCCTCGCCCAGATAATCCTCCATCCCGGCCATGCGGTCGAGCGGCAGGCCGAGCGCCAGCGCCTTCTCCAGGTCATGGGCGATGCCCGTCCCGACGATCTCGGCGCGGGAGGCGGTTCCCCGGTCGGCCAGTCCCGCCGCGGCGATCAGCGCCGCCGCCAGCGTGGCGAGCCAGGGCACGACCACCACCACCGCCATCAGCGGGATGAAGCGCCGCAGCACGCCGCGCTGGGGGAAGAGGGTCACCGGGCGGCTCATCGCAACACCTCCCCGTCGATGCGGGCGGCCTCGGTCTCCGCCGCGCGCAGCCCGGCCAGGACGGCGGACAGCGCCGGATCGCCCACCGCCACGGCGGCGGGCGCGTCGGCCTGAAGCTGCCGCGCCTCGGCGGCGTAGAAGGCCGTCCGCTCCAGAACGGACCGGCAGACGCCGGACAGCAGCAGCCGCGTGCCCAGAACGGCGAGAAGCCCGATGGCGGCCAGGAAGACGGCGGTGACCGTCGCCGTCTCGCGCAGCGCGGCCAGAACCTCCACCCGCGCGTCCTGCTGCGGGGCGAGGCCCAGCACGGCGCCGGCGGGCTTGCCCAGCGCGTCGGCCACCGGCACGCCGACCAGCACGCCGTCGCGGTCCGCGAGGTCCCAGGGCTCCGCCGGCAGCCCGGCGGCGCCGCCCATCCAGGAGGCCGGCACCGGCGTTCCCGCCGCCTGGGCGGTGGCGAACAGAACGGTGCCGCGCGGGTCCACAACATAGAGCCGCACGCCACCGCCGCCGGTGGACGCCACTTCGATCAGCCTTTGCAGGTCGTTCTGGTCGGCGAGCGGAAAGCCGATCGCCGCGCGCTCCGCCGCGCTGGCGGCCACGCGGCTGGCCAGCGCCGACGCGCGCGCGGCGATTTCCGCCGTGTGCGCCTCCGCCACCGCGTTGTGAAAGGCGAACAGGGTGAACGCCTGCCCGCCCACGGCGCACAGCCACAACACAAGCGCCAGACGCCCGAAACCGTAGAGCATGGCCAGCCTCCCAAGGGTCCGGCTATAGCGGCTTTCCGCCGGGCCATCCCGTTCAGATTGGCCCAACTTGGTCTGATCTGCTTTTGCCGCTCCCCGGCCCCTGCGATACTCCCCGGCCAACCAGACCGGCCAACCAGAAAGGACACGCTCCATCATGAAGCGGCCATCATGAACCGGGATGCCCGCCTGCACGCCATCCTCGCCCGGCTGCGCAGCGACTCCCCCGGCGAGCGGCTGGCCGCCCTGTCCGCGCTGGACCGGCTGATGCCCGCCGGAACCTCCCTCTACGACGTCATCCAGGTCGGGCTGTTCTACACCGACCGCGGCACCGTCGCCCCCTCGCTGGTCGAGGAGGTGGACCGCCTGCGCGGCGAGGCGCAGGAGGCCGCGCGGCGCGAGGAGCGGCAGCGCCGCCGCGCCCGGGCGCTGGAAACAGGCATCCGCGCCGTGATGGAGGACATGCGCGGCGGCAAGGACGCCTGACCGCCTTCGCTCCGCAACGGACGCAGTTCCGGCGGCGTGACTCCGGGAGTGGACCAACAAGGCGTTCCGCGGCGGCCCGCCATCGCACACCTTGCGGGGCATTACCGCCGTGCGTACCCGGAGGCCCTTTGCCCACCATCACCGCACCCTGTCAGCATGCCCTGTACGCCGCCGTGGACTCCGCGGCGACGGCGCGCGGCATGACGGTGCCCGCCCTGATCCGCTCCTGCCTGACGCTGGTCGGGCCGGAGGCGCTGACCCATCTGCCCGATCCCGGCAGCCCCGAGCCGGTGGACGTCTCCCACCGCACCGTGACGCTGAAGAACGGCGGCACCCGCCGCGTGCGGGTGGTGCCGAAGCTGCGGGTGCGCCACGCCACGCCGCTGGACGCGGCGACCGTGCGCAAGGCCGCCTGGGTCGCCGCCACCATCGGCAACGACGACGGCGCGCACCTCATCACCGCGGGCGAGCTGAACGCCGTGGAAAGCGAGATGAGCCGCTGCCGCCTGCGGCTGGAGCAGCTGACGGCGGCGCTGGAGACGCTGGCCTTCCGCCCGCTGCGCCAGCCGATCCGCAAGCCCTGGCAGGCCACCTACGTGCTGGGCTTCACCCACGAATGGGGGCTGGACACGCAGACGGTCAACAGCCGCTTCCGCACGCTGGCCCCGATCTTCCACCCCGACACCGGCCTGCTGTCCAGCGCCGAGCGGATGAGTCAACTCTTGGAGGCCCGCAACTTCCTCTTGCAGCACCTTCGAAGCTGAGCGGGCGATGCTTCGTACGCCGGACATTCCCTCCGAAACGGAGGTGTTCCGGGGCGATGTCGTCCAATTGGGGTCCATCTCGGCTGGCCTCCGCAGGGGTGCCTTTCGAATGATGGCGAAGCTCGACAGCCGGCGCGCGACGCGCACAACCCTATGAGGTCGTCAGATATGAGCGAGAGCAGTCAGAAGAAGTTGGAGCGCGTCCGCCCGCCGCGGGTGAAGCTCACCTACGAGGTCCACACCGGTGGCGCCCAGGAGATGAAGGAGCTGCCCTTCCTGGTCGGCATCCTGGCCGACCTCAGCGGCAAGCCGGAGAAGCCCCTTCCCAAGCTGAAGGAGCGCAAGTTCGTCGAGATCGACCGCGACAACTTCAACGACGTGATGGCCGCCACGGCGCCGCGCCTCGCCTTCCAGGTGGACAACAAGCTGCAGGAGGACGGCGGCAAGCTGAACATCCTGCTGAACATGCGCCACATGGACGACTTCCAGCCGGTGGAGGTGCTGAAGCAGGTGCCGACGCTGAGCCGCCTGTTCGAAGCCCGCCAGAAGCTGTCGGACCTGCTGGCCAAGCTGGACGGCAACGACGAGCTGAACGGCCTGCTGAACGACGTCATCACCAGCACCGAACAGCAGGACGAGCTGAAGAAGCTCCTCGGCCCGGTGGCCGGCACCCCGGCCGGCGAGCCCGCGGGCGAGCCCGCCTGATTCCCCGTCCCGGCAAGCCCAACCAGAACCCCCTTCACGGAGCGAACAGGTGAGCACGGAAACGTCCGTTGAGAGCGCCGCCAGTCTGTCCCTGCTCGACCGCATGATGGTCGAAGGCAAGATGGCGCGCGAGGAGGGCCAGCGGCCCTACGCCCGCGACCTTCTGACCGAATTCGTCGACCAGGTCCTCGCCGAGACCGGCGACGCCTCCGCCATCGACGTGGTCGAGGCGATCAACCAGCGCATCGCGCAGATCGACGAGCTGATCAGCGACCAGCTGAACGAGGTCATGCACCACCCCGACTTCCAGAAGCTGGAAGCGACGTGGCGCGGCCTCAACTACCTCGTCATGAACACCGAGACCTCGACGACGCTGAAGCTGCGCGTCCTCAACGTCTCGCGCAAGGACCTCCAGAAGGACCTGGACAGCGCGGTCGAGTTCGACCAGAGCGCCATGTTCAAGATGGTCTACGAGGCCGAGTACGGCACGCTGGGCGGCACGCCCTACAGCATGCTGGTCGGCGACTACGAGTTCGGCCGCCATCCGCAGGACATCTCCCTGCTGGAGAAGATGTCCAACCTCGCCGCCGCCGCTCACGCGCCGTTCATCAGCGCCGTGTCGCCGGCGATGTTCGACATGGAGAGCTTCGGCGAGCTGGGCGCCCCGCGCGACCTGTCGAAGATCTTCGAGACGGCCGAGATGGTGAAGTGGCGGTCCTTCCGCGCGTCGGAAGACTCCCGCTACGTCTCGCTGACCATGCCGCACGTCCTGATGCGCCTGCCCTACGGCCCGAACACCGTTCCGGTCGAAGGCATGAACTTCGTCGAGGACACCGACGGCCGCGATCATTCCAAGTACCTGTGGGGCAACGCCTCCTGGGCGCTGGCCGCGCGCGTCACCGACAGCTTCGCCAAGCACGGCTGGACCGCGGCCATCCGCGGCGTGGAAGGCGGCGGCAAGGTCGAGGGTCTGCCCAGCCACACCTTCAAGACCGACGAGGGCGACGTCGCCCTGAAGTGCCCGACGGAGATCGCCATCACCGATCGCCGTGAGAAGGAGCTGAACGACCTCGGCTTCATCTCGCTGGTCCACTGCAAGAACACGGACTACGCGGCGTTCTTCAGCGGCCAGACCACCAACAAGCCGAAGGTCTACAACACCGACGAGGCCAACGCGAACGCCCGCATCTCCGCGATGCTGCCGTACATGCTGGTGTCGTCGCGCTTCGCCCATTACCTCAAGGTGATGCTGCGCGACAAGATCGGCGCCTTCCTGACGCGCAACAACATCACCGACCACCTGAACACCTGGATCGCCAACTACGTCCTGCTGGACGACGAGGCGTCGCAGGGCACGAAGGCCCGTTTCCCGCTGCGCGAGGCCCGGATCGACGTCTACGACGTGCCGGGCCGTCCGGGCGTCTACCGCGCCAACATCTTCCTGCGCCCGCATTTCCAGCTCGAAGAGCTGTCGGCCTCCATCCGCATGGTCGCCGAACTGCCGGCGCCGGAAGCCTGATCCCCTCCCCACCGAACGCATCGTCCGGAGTAAATCCGCATGTCTATGATCATTCTCGATATCCCCAACGTCCAGGGGGAGTCCGCGGTGGAGATCGCCGGGGGCGTGGTGTTCAAGGACATGATCCTGTGCGAATCCCTGTCGCAGGACATGACCGTCGAAATGGAAGTGTCGACCAACGCCCGCCGCACGGTCCACACCCCGAAGGTCGAGAACATCACGCTTGAGCGCAAGTGGGACCGGGCCTCGCCCAAGCTGATCTCGCTGCTGCTGCGCTCGGCCAACTCCGACACGGCGAAGAAGCAGTGGACCATCCATTGCCTGAAGCCGATCGGCGACACCCACCAGTGGGGCGAGTTCCTGACGATCGAGCTGACCAACCCGCTGATCGCCAAGCACAGCCTGAGCGTCAACGAGGGCGACACGACCGAGACCATCGAGATCAACGCCACCGAGATCTACTGGACCTACAAGCGCTACACCGAGGAGCAGAAGCACGAAGGCGGTGGCGGCGTGAAGTTCAACCTGCTGAAGGGCACCGTGTCCGACAGCTAATTTCCTACGCTCACCAAAAGCCCTCTCCCCCCTGGGGAGAGGGTTGGGTGAGGGGGCATTGCGCCCGGCAGGGCGGAGAAAATCTCTTTGCCATCACGCGGTGTGCCTTCGGCACCCCCTCATCCTAACCTTCTCCCCGGAGGGGAGAAGGAATTGAAGCCCCAACGGACACGGCGATGACCCAGCCCAAGACGATGACCGGCGGACGGTCGCTGCTGTTCGAACGGCTGATCGACTTCGAACCGGACCACCCGACGGGCGACGAGCCGTCCGCCACGGTCCTCTCCATGCCCGACCTCAAGGCGTCGATCCGGCGCGAGGTCGCGCGCATCCTCGACAGCCGCAGCACCGGCACCCGCCGCCCCGACCTCGGCGGAACGGCGCTGGACTATGGGATTTCCGACATCACGCATCTGGACGCCGCCTCCGACGCCGACCGCCGTCAGGTGGAGCGGATGGTGCGTCAGGCCATCATCGATTTCGAGCCGCGGCTGAAGCGCCCGCGGGTGACCGTCAGCGCCGGAACCGGGCGCGGCACCATGGTCACCAGCATCTCCGGCGAGGTCGTGGCGGGCACCGTCACCGAACGGCTGGAGTTCGACGTCGGCCTGCGCGGCCCGGCCCCCAACGAGCCAAGCCAGTCCGGCTGAAAGGACGCACCAGGATGCGGCGCGAGGATCTCCTCGACCATTACGAACGCGAGCTTCTCTACGTCCGCCGGGCGGGCGAAGCCTTCGCGCGCAGCTATCCCAAGATCGCGCGCCGGCTGGCGCTGGGGCCGGACCAGGCCGCCGACCCGAACGTCGAGCGGCTGATCGAATCCTTCGCCTTCCTGTCGGGTCGCCTGCAACTCAATCTGGAGCGCGAGTTCCCGCGCTTTTCCGAAGCGCTGCTCGGCATCCTGCACCCGCAGATGATCGCGCCGATCCCGGCCATGGGCATCGCGCGGATGGAGCCGACGCCCGGCGAGGGGCGGCTGACCGGCGGATTCCGCGTGCCGCGCGGCACCCCGCTGCACGCCGTGGCGGAGGACAACATCCGCTGCCGCTTCCGCACCGCCTACGACGTGACGCTGTGGCCGGTCGCCGTGACCGACGCGGCGGTGG
This genomic stretch from Azospirillum sp. TSH58 harbors:
- a CDS encoding type VI secretion system tube protein Hcp, whose protein sequence is MSMIILDIPNVQGESAVEIAGGVVFKDMILCESLSQDMTVEMEVSTNARRTVHTPKVENITLERKWDRASPKLISLLLRSANSDTAKKQWTIHCLKPIGDTHQWGEFLTIELTNPLIAKHSLSVNEGDTTETIEINATEIYWTYKRYTEEQKHEGGGGVKFNLLKGTVSDS
- the tssE gene encoding type VI secretion system baseplate subunit TssE, producing the protein MTQPKTMTGGRSLLFERLIDFEPDHPTGDEPSATVLSMPDLKASIRREVARILDSRSTGTRRPDLGGTALDYGISDITHLDAASDADRRQVERMVRQAIIDFEPRLKRPRVTVSAGTGRGTMVTSISGEVVAGTVTERLEFDVGLRGPAPNEPSQSG
- the tssB gene encoding type VI secretion system contractile sheath small subunit — its product is MSESSQKKLERVRPPRVKLTYEVHTGGAQEMKELPFLVGILADLSGKPEKPLPKLKERKFVEIDRDNFNDVMAATAPRLAFQVDNKLQEDGGKLNILLNMRHMDDFQPVEVLKQVPTLSRLFEARQKLSDLLAKLDGNDELNGLLNDVITSTEQQDELKKLLGPVAGTPAGEPAGEPA
- the tssC gene encoding type VI secretion system contractile sheath large subunit, producing MMVEGKMAREEGQRPYARDLLTEFVDQVLAETGDASAIDVVEAINQRIAQIDELISDQLNEVMHHPDFQKLEATWRGLNYLVMNTETSTTLKLRVLNVSRKDLQKDLDSAVEFDQSAMFKMVYEAEYGTLGGTPYSMLVGDYEFGRHPQDISLLEKMSNLAAAAHAPFISAVSPAMFDMESFGELGAPRDLSKIFETAEMVKWRSFRASEDSRYVSLTMPHVLMRLPYGPNTVPVEGMNFVEDTDGRDHSKYLWGNASWALAARVTDSFAKHGWTAAIRGVEGGGKVEGLPSHTFKTDEGDVALKCPTEIAITDRREKELNDLGFISLVHCKNTDYAAFFSGQTTNKPKVYNTDEANANARISAMLPYMLVSSRFAHYLKVMLRDKIGAFLTRNNITDHLNTWIANYVLLDDEASQGTKARFPLREARIDVYDVPGRPGVYRANIFLRPHFQLEELSASIRMVAELPAPEA